The following are encoded together in the Takifugu flavidus isolate HTHZ2018 chromosome 22, ASM371156v2, whole genome shotgun sequence genome:
- the nrf1 gene encoding nuclear respiratory factor 1 isoform X2, with amino-acid sequence MDEHVVHQTESMTTIEVHVATFTDASMMSAEEDSTSSPDDDPYDDTDILNSAGTDEVTAHLAAAGPVGMAAAAAVATGKKRKRPHIFESNPSIRKRQQTRLLRKLRATLDEYTTRVGQQAIVLCISPSKPNPVFKVFGAAPLENVVRKYKGMMLEDLENALAEHAPAGGELASELPPLTIDGIPVSVDKMTQAQLRAFIPEMLKYSTGRGKPGWGKESCKPVWWPEDIPWANVRSDVRTEEQKQRVSWTQALRTIVKNCYKQHGREDLLYAFEDQVTTTTTTTQHHLTAAQSIAHLVPSQTVVQTINNPDGTVSLIQVGTGHTVAKLADASELPGVTVAQVNYSTVTDGEVEQSWALQGGEMTIQTTQASEATQAVASLAEAAVAASQEIQPGATVTMALNSEAAAHAVATLAEATLQGGGQIFLAETAAAVGALAGAQDGTGLVQIPVSMYQTVVTSLAQGNRPVQVAMAPVATRIDSTVTLDGQAVEVVTLEQ; translated from the exons ATGGACGAACACGTTGTTCATCAGACGGAGAGCATGACCACAATTGAG GTCCACGTGGCGACCTTCACTGACGCGTCTATGATGAGTGCCGAGGAAGATTCGACGTCCTCCCCTGACGACGACCCTTATGATGACACGGATATTCTCAATTCAGCTGGCACCGATGAGGTCACTGCTCATTTGGCTGCTGCGG GACCAGTCGGtatggcagcagctgctgccgtgGCAACTggtaagaaaagaaagaggcctCACATCTTTGAATCCAACCCCTCCATCCGCAAAAGGCAGCAGACCCGTCTCCTCAG GAAACTACGAGCCACCCTGGACGAATACACCACCAGAGTGGGCCAGCAAGCCATCGTGCTGTGCATCTCTCCCTCCAAACCCAACCCTGTGTTTAAGGTGTttggtgctgctcctctggaGAACGTG GTGAGGAAGTACAAAGGCATGATGTTAGAGGATCTGGAGAACGCTCTCGCCGAACACGCCCCCGCTGGCGGCGAGCTGGCCTCAGAGCTGCCCCCTCTCACCATCGACGGCATCCCAGTTTCTGTCGACAAGATGACCCAG GCCCAGCTGCGAGCGTTCATCCCAGAGATGCTGAAGTACTCAACGGGCCGAGGAAAGCCTGGCTGGGGCAAGGAGAGCTGCAAGCCCGTGTGGTGGCCCGAGGACATCCCTTGGGCCAACGTCCGGAGTGACGTCcgcacagaggagcagaaacagagg GTGTCCTGGACGCAGGCGCTCCGCACCATTGTCAAAAACTGCTACAAGCAGCACGGTCGCGAGGACCTCCTGTACGCTTTCGAAGATCAggtaaccaccaccaccaccaccacccagcaCCACCTGACCGCCGCCCAAAGTATCGCTCACCTAGTGCCCTCGCAGACCGTGGTACAGACCATCAACAACCCCGACGGAACGGTCTCGCTTATCCAG GTTGGCACGGGACACACGGTCGCCAAACTGGCAGACGCGTCAGAGCTGCCCGGTGTGACGGTGGCGCAGGTCAATTACTCCACTGTGACTGACGGAGAG GTGGAGCAGAGTTGGGCTCTCCAAGGCGGCGAGATGACAATCCAAACCACTCAGGCCTCAGAGGCCACGCAGGCTGTCGCCTCCCTGGCCGAGGCTGCCGTCGCGGCGAGCCAGGAGATTCAGCCTGGAGCCACAGTCACGATGGCTCTGAACAG CGAGGCAGCGGCACACGCCGTGGCCACATTGGCGGAGGCCACTCTTCAAGGAGGGGGGCAAATCTTCCTGGCGGAGACGGCAGCTGCTGTAGGGGCACTAGCTGGGGCTCAAGATGGCACAG GTTTGGTCCAGATCCCAGTCAGCATGTACCAAACTGTCGTGACCAGCCTGGCTCAGGGCAACCGGCCCGTCCAGGTCGCCATGGCGCCCGTCGCCACACGCATCGACAGCACCGTTACATTGGACGGCCAAGCGGTGGAGGTTGTGACCCTGGAGCAGTGA
- the nrf1 gene encoding nuclear respiratory factor 1 isoform X1 — protein sequence MDEHVVHQTESMTTIEASAVSQQVHVATFTDASMMSAEEDSTSSPDDDPYDDTDILNSAGTDEVTAHLAAAGPVGMAAAAAVATGKKRKRPHIFESNPSIRKRQQTRLLRKLRATLDEYTTRVGQQAIVLCISPSKPNPVFKVFGAAPLENVVRKYKGMMLEDLENALAEHAPAGGELASELPPLTIDGIPVSVDKMTQAQLRAFIPEMLKYSTGRGKPGWGKESCKPVWWPEDIPWANVRSDVRTEEQKQRVSWTQALRTIVKNCYKQHGREDLLYAFEDQVTTTTTTTQHHLTAAQSIAHLVPSQTVVQTINNPDGTVSLIQVGTGHTVAKLADASELPGVTVAQVNYSTVTDGEVEQSWALQGGEMTIQTTQASEATQAVASLAEAAVAASQEIQPGATVTMALNSEAAAHAVATLAEATLQGGGQIFLAETAAAVGALAGAQDGTGLVQIPVSMYQTVVTSLAQGNRPVQVAMAPVATRIDSTVTLDGQAVEVVTLEQ from the exons ATGGACGAACACGTTGTTCATCAGACGGAGAGCATGACCACAATTGAGGCCAGTGCCGTcagccagcag GTCCACGTGGCGACCTTCACTGACGCGTCTATGATGAGTGCCGAGGAAGATTCGACGTCCTCCCCTGACGACGACCCTTATGATGACACGGATATTCTCAATTCAGCTGGCACCGATGAGGTCACTGCTCATTTGGCTGCTGCGG GACCAGTCGGtatggcagcagctgctgccgtgGCAACTggtaagaaaagaaagaggcctCACATCTTTGAATCCAACCCCTCCATCCGCAAAAGGCAGCAGACCCGTCTCCTCAG GAAACTACGAGCCACCCTGGACGAATACACCACCAGAGTGGGCCAGCAAGCCATCGTGCTGTGCATCTCTCCCTCCAAACCCAACCCTGTGTTTAAGGTGTttggtgctgctcctctggaGAACGTG GTGAGGAAGTACAAAGGCATGATGTTAGAGGATCTGGAGAACGCTCTCGCCGAACACGCCCCCGCTGGCGGCGAGCTGGCCTCAGAGCTGCCCCCTCTCACCATCGACGGCATCCCAGTTTCTGTCGACAAGATGACCCAG GCCCAGCTGCGAGCGTTCATCCCAGAGATGCTGAAGTACTCAACGGGCCGAGGAAAGCCTGGCTGGGGCAAGGAGAGCTGCAAGCCCGTGTGGTGGCCCGAGGACATCCCTTGGGCCAACGTCCGGAGTGACGTCcgcacagaggagcagaaacagagg GTGTCCTGGACGCAGGCGCTCCGCACCATTGTCAAAAACTGCTACAAGCAGCACGGTCGCGAGGACCTCCTGTACGCTTTCGAAGATCAggtaaccaccaccaccaccaccacccagcaCCACCTGACCGCCGCCCAAAGTATCGCTCACCTAGTGCCCTCGCAGACCGTGGTACAGACCATCAACAACCCCGACGGAACGGTCTCGCTTATCCAG GTTGGCACGGGACACACGGTCGCCAAACTGGCAGACGCGTCAGAGCTGCCCGGTGTGACGGTGGCGCAGGTCAATTACTCCACTGTGACTGACGGAGAG GTGGAGCAGAGTTGGGCTCTCCAAGGCGGCGAGATGACAATCCAAACCACTCAGGCCTCAGAGGCCACGCAGGCTGTCGCCTCCCTGGCCGAGGCTGCCGTCGCGGCGAGCCAGGAGATTCAGCCTGGAGCCACAGTCACGATGGCTCTGAACAG CGAGGCAGCGGCACACGCCGTGGCCACATTGGCGGAGGCCACTCTTCAAGGAGGGGGGCAAATCTTCCTGGCGGAGACGGCAGCTGCTGTAGGGGCACTAGCTGGGGCTCAAGATGGCACAG GTTTGGTCCAGATCCCAGTCAGCATGTACCAAACTGTCGTGACCAGCCTGGCTCAGGGCAACCGGCCCGTCCAGGTCGCCATGGCGCCCGTCGCCACACGCATCGACAGCACCGTTACATTGGACGGCCAAGCGGTGGAGGTTGTGACCCTGGAGCAGTGA